The Carassius carassius chromosome 9, fCarCar2.1, whole genome shotgun sequence genome includes a region encoding these proteins:
- the LOC132149007 gene encoding prohibitin 1-like, whose product MLKMNIHFFHQDCHIAAMAKLFESIGKLGLALAIGGGVVNSALFNVDAGHRAVIFDRFRGVQEAVVGEGTHFLIPWVQKPIIFDCRSRPRNVPVITGSKDLQNVNITLRILFRPVATQLPRIFTSIGEDYDERVLPSITTEVLKAVVARFDAGELITQREHVSRQVSEDLTERASTFGLILDDVSLTHLTFGKEFTEAVEMKQVAQQDAERARFVVEKAEQQKQAAIISAEGDSQAALLIANSLQEAGDGLVELRKLEAAEDIAFQLSRSRSVTYLPSGQGVLFQIPQ is encoded by the exons ATGCTTAAGATGAATATACACTTCTTTCACCAGGACTGTCACATTGCTGCCATGGCAAAGCTCTTTGAGTCCATTGGAAAGCTGGGATTGGCCTTGGCCATAGGAGGAGGTGTAGTAAACTCTGCACTTTTCAATG TGGATGCAGGACACAGGGCGGTCATCTTCGACAGGTTTCGAGGTGTTCAGGAAGCTGTTGTTGGGGAGGGCACTCACTTCCTAATTCCCTGGGTGCAGAAGCCAATCATCTTCGACTGTAGGTCCCGTCCACGCAATGTGCCTGTCATCACTGGTAGCAAAG ATTTGCAGAATGTCAACATCACGCTGCGAATCCTTTTCCGACCAGTTGCTACACAGCTGCCGCGGATTTTCACCAGCATCGGAGAGGACTATGATGAGAGAGTGCTGCCCTCCATCACCACTGAGGTCCTGAAGGCTGTAGTG GCCCGTTTTGATGCGGGTGAGCTCATCACTCAGAGAGAGCATGTGTCCAGGCAGGTCAGTGAGGATCTGACAGAAAGAGCATCCACCTTCGGCCTCATTCTTGATGACGTCTCCCTG ACACATCTGACATTTGGCAAGGAGTTCACAGAGGCTGTCGAGATGAAGCAGGTTGCACAGCAGGATGCTGAGAGAGCCAGATTTGTTGTAGAGAAG GCAGAGCAGCAGAAGCAGGCAGCCATTATTTCAGCTGAAGGAGACTCCCAGGCTGCGCTGTTGATCGCTAACTCTCTGCAAGAAGCTGGTGATGGCCTGGTGGAGCTGAGGAAGCTGGAGGCAGCGGAGGACATCGCCTTCCAGCTCAGCCGCTCTCGCAGTGTTACCTACCTCCCATCTGGACAGGGAGTGCTCTTTCAGATACCACAGTGA